A region from the Paenibacillus humicola genome encodes:
- a CDS encoding MFS transporter, with protein MKGLEGEAAVSLRKPLPLRTGFFYGWLMVAIGGLGIFFSGPGQTYSNAVFIESYIRDLKMDRTAVSTIYSAATLTSGLLLFIMGRLVDRFGRRIMLTAAALLLGAACWFNSVISGPVMLFAGFFMIRYFGQGSMTLIPNTLVSQWFMKYRGRALSFAGLGGLLGAAVFPPVVNALIETLDWRPAWRILGILLIVVFAPIAYIFVRNRPEDAGLLPDGAAAAPAGSDGNPSVPAEDSWTLREAMRTRAFWLIMICGAIPAAVYTGITFQIFSILGEQGIDRTATSFVLSLIPLVSFGCSLVSGFIAERVNVSRMLALTFVMNIAAPLVLMFAHSYAAVLLFAVSWGIAQGVMNIPMGLIWPNYYGRRYLGSIQSVTTTATVIGSALGPIPFGWSYDRFGSYNLMLAASIVIWLIGAVLAFLAAPPRRRAAGQP; from the coding sequence ATGAAAGGGTTGGAGGGGGAAGCGGCCGTTTCCCTGCGGAAGCCGCTCCCGCTGCGGACGGGATTTTTTTACGGCTGGCTGATGGTCGCGATCGGGGGACTGGGCATCTTTTTCTCGGGGCCGGGGCAGACGTATTCGAACGCCGTCTTTATCGAATCGTACATTCGCGACTTGAAAATGGACCGGACGGCCGTTTCGACGATTTATTCGGCGGCGACGCTCACCTCAGGGCTGCTGCTGTTCATTATGGGCCGGCTCGTCGACCGGTTCGGCCGGCGCATCATGCTGACTGCGGCGGCGCTGCTGCTCGGGGCGGCCTGCTGGTTTAACAGCGTCATCTCCGGACCGGTCATGCTGTTTGCCGGATTTTTCATGATCCGTTATTTCGGACAAGGTTCGATGACGCTTATTCCGAATACGCTCGTCTCCCAATGGTTTATGAAATACAGGGGGCGTGCGCTGAGCTTCGCCGGGCTCGGCGGACTGCTCGGCGCGGCCGTCTTTCCGCCGGTGGTCAATGCGCTGATCGAGACCTTGGATTGGCGGCCCGCATGGCGTATTCTCGGCATTTTGCTGATCGTAGTGTTTGCTCCCATCGCCTATATATTCGTTCGCAACCGCCCGGAGGATGCCGGTCTGCTCCCGGACGGCGCCGCTGCCGCTCCTGCCGGCTCGGACGGAAATCCGTCCGTCCCGGCGGAGGACAGCTGGACGCTGCGGGAGGCGATGCGCACCCGTGCGTTCTGGCTGATCATGATTTGCGGCGCGATTCCGGCAGCCGTCTATACGGGAATCACGTTCCAAATTTTCTCCATTCTCGGCGAACAGGGAATCGACCGGACGGCGACGTCGTTCGTGCTCAGTCTGATCCCGCTCGTCAGCTTCGGCTGTTCGCTCGTGTCCGGCTTCATCGCGGAACGGGTCAACGTTTCCCGGATGCTCGCCTTAACGTTCGTTATGAATATTGCTGCGCCGCTTGTTCTCATGTTCGCCCATTCGTATGCGGCCGTGCTCTTGTTTGCCGTCTCGTGGGGCATCGCCCAAGGGGTCATGAACATTCCGATGGGTCTGATCTGGCCGAATTATTACGGACGCCGATATTTGGGCAGCATTCAAAGCGTGACGACGACCGCCACGGTCATCGGCTCCGCGCTCGGCCCAATCCCGTTCGGCTGGTCCTACGACCGGTTCGGCAGCTATAACCTGATGCTTGCCGCTTCCATCGTCATCTGGCTGATCGGAGCGGTCCTCGCTTTTCTGGCGGCGCCGCCCCGAAGACGAGCGGCTGGGCAGCCGTAA
- a CDS encoding NUDIX hydrolase, which yields MQLKWLEWAKQIQAISQTGLAYSKDVYDLERFEQLRALSIEMLSTYTDVEEEKVKSLFAEETGYATPKVDIRAVVFEGGRILLVREKMDGGWSLPGGWADIGLSPKEVAVKEVKEEAGIDVRAIRLLGVMDKKFHEHPPSPWHIYKLFILCEQTGGELGAGVETSEAGFFAEDRLPELSTERITASQLQWLFQSVRSGDPAVWLD from the coding sequence GTGCAGCTGAAATGGCTGGAATGGGCGAAGCAGATCCAAGCGATCAGCCAGACGGGGCTGGCGTATTCGAAGGATGTCTACGACCTGGAACGGTTCGAACAGCTTCGGGCGCTGAGCATCGAAATGTTAAGCACTTACACGGACGTCGAAGAAGAGAAGGTCAAGTCCTTGTTCGCCGAAGAGACCGGATACGCCACGCCAAAGGTCGATATTCGCGCCGTTGTGTTCGAGGGCGGACGCATCCTGCTTGTACGCGAGAAGATGGACGGCGGGTGGTCGCTGCCTGGAGGATGGGCGGACATCGGATTGTCTCCGAAGGAAGTGGCCGTGAAGGAAGTGAAGGAGGAGGCGGGAATCGACGTGCGGGCGATTAGGCTGCTCGGCGTAATGGACAAAAAGTTTCACGAGCACCCGCCTTCGCCATGGCATATTTACAAGCTGTTTATTTTATGCGAACAAACCGGCGGGGAGCTCGGCGCCGGAGTCGAAACGTCGGAGGCCGGTTTTTTCGCGGAAGACCGGCTGCCGGAGCTGTCGACGGAGCGCATTACCGCAAGCCAGCTGCAGTGGCTCTTTCAATCGGTCCGCAGCGGCGACCCGGCCGTATGGCTGGATTGA